The following are encoded in a window of Pelecanus crispus isolate bPelCri1 chromosome 6, bPelCri1.pri, whole genome shotgun sequence genomic DNA:
- the VIPAS39 gene encoding spermatogenesis-defective protein 39 homolog isoform X1, whose translation MSRARADEEEYWHSSKFRAFTFDDEDDELSQLKESKRAVNSLRDIVDDDDDDDLERVSWSGEPVGSISWSIKETASSSTSSLEGRDSSLQKGSSSYAAFPKQASSYSLSSLFKGRNKLPSFQSLSDALSDTGVKNYAPELRRPKAEYKDYSSDWSPKDTVRRMQRGKVCSLERFRSLQDKLVLLDEAVAGHDGNVITAVLIFLKRTLRREILFRELEVRQVALSHLIHFLKETGEQKLLLDLLRFLDRTEEVALSQYREHLNIQDVEKRREFLKGCIGLPFSAEDTSHVQDHYTLLERQIIIEANDRHLETGGQSEIFRKYPRKASILNMPLVTTLFYSCFYHYTEAEGTFSSPTNLKKTFKIPDKQYVLTALAARAKLRAWDDVDALFTTKNWLGYTKKKAPIGFHRVVEILQRNNAPVQVLQEYVRLVEDVETRLNLATKYKCHDVVIETYRDLKDRIQLTAYKCKVERGSAEEEKINSILNNMQIRWKN comes from the exons ATGAGCAGGGCGAGGGCGGACGAGGAGGAGTACTGGCACAGCTCCAAGTTCCGGGCCTTCACTTTCGACGACGAGGATGACGAGCTCTCACAG CTAAAGGAATCCAAACGGGCAGTGAATAGCCTTCGGGATATcgttgatgatgatgatgacgacGACCTTGAGAGGGTCAGCTGGAGCGGAGAACCTGTGGGAA GTATCTCCTGGTCAATCAAAGAGACAGCCTCCAGCAGCACTAGCTCGCTGGAGGGACGAGACTCCAGCCTACAGAAGGGCTCTTCCTCCTATGCTGCTTTTCCCAAACAAGCTTCCTCCTACTCCCTAAGCAGCCTATTCAAAG gACGAAACAAACTTCCAAGTTTCCAGTCCCTTTCAGATG CCCTCTCTGACACAGGAGTTAAAAACTACGCCCCAGAGCTGCGCAGACCGAAAGCTGAGTACAAG GATTACAGCAGTGATTGGAGCCCCAAAGATACAGTCAGGCGAATGCAGAGGGGCAAG GTCTGCTCTCTAGAGAGATTTCGCTCCCTGCAGGACAAGCTGGTGCTCTTGGATGAAGCTGTGGCAGGGCACGATGGGAATGTCATTACAGCT GTCCTGATATTCCTGAAACGGACGCTAAGGAGAG AGATCTTGTTTCGGGAACTGGAGGTGCGGCAGGTGGCCTTGAGTCATCTGATCCATTTCCTCAAAGAGACGGGTGAGCAGAAGTTGCTTCTGGATCTACTCAG GTTCCTAGACAGGACTGAAGAAGTTGCT ctgTCCCAGTACCGGGAGCATTTGAACATCCAGGATGTAGAAAAAAGGAGGGAATTTCTGAAAGGTTGCATTGG GCTGCCATTTTCAGCTGAGGATACCTCCCACGTCCAAGACCATTATACCCTGTTGGAGCGACAGATCATAATTGAG GCCAATGATCGGCACTTGGAGACAGGTGGGCAGTCAGAGATATTTCGGAAATATCCTCGCAAGGCTTCAATTCTCAACATGCCACTAGTGACCACCCTCTTCTATTCCTGTTTCTACCACTACACAGAGGCGGAG GGAACGTTCAGCAGCCCGACCaacctgaagaaaacatttaag ATTCCTGATAAGCAGTATGTGCTGACTGCCCTGGCTGCCCGTGCCAAGCTGCGAGCCTGGGATGATGTGGATGCTCTCTTCACCACCAAG AACTGGCTGGGCTACACCAAGAAGAAGGCACCTATTGGCTTCCACCGGGTGGTGGAGATCTTGCAGAGGAACAATGCTCCTGTGCAG GTGCTGCAGGAGTATGTGCGCCTGGTGGAGGATGTGGAGACACGGTTGAACCTCGCCACCAAATACAAGTGCCATGATGTTGTCATTGAG ACATACAGGGATCTAAAGGATCGCATCCAGCTGACAGCATATAAATGCAAGGTGGAGCGAGGCTctgcagaagaagagaagaTAAACAGCATTCTCAACAACATG CAAATCCGATGGAAGAACTGA
- the VIPAS39 gene encoding spermatogenesis-defective protein 39 homolog isoform X2, producing the protein MSRARADEEEYWHSSKFRAFTFDDEDDELSQLKESKRAVNSLRDIVDDDDDDDLERVSWSGEPVGSISWSIKETASSSTSSLEGRDSSLQKGSSSYAAFPKQASSYSLSSLFKGRNKLPSFQSLSDALSDTGVKNYAPELRRPKAEYKDYSSDWSPKDTVRRMQRGKVCSLERFRSLQDKLVLLDEAVAGHDGNVITAVLIFLKRTLRREILFRELEVRQVALSHLIHFLKETGEQKLLLDLLRFLDRTEEVALSQYREHLNIQDVEKRREFLKGCIGLPFSAEDTSHVQDHYTLLERQIIIEANDRHLETGGQSEIFRKYPRKASILNMPLVTTLFYSCFYHYTEAEGTFSSPTNLKKTFKIPDKQYVLTALAARAKLRAWDDVDALFTTKNWLGYTKKKAPIGFHRVVEILQRNNAPVQVLQEYVRLVEDVETRLNLATKYKCHDVVIEQIRWKN; encoded by the exons ATGAGCAGGGCGAGGGCGGACGAGGAGGAGTACTGGCACAGCTCCAAGTTCCGGGCCTTCACTTTCGACGACGAGGATGACGAGCTCTCACAG CTAAAGGAATCCAAACGGGCAGTGAATAGCCTTCGGGATATcgttgatgatgatgatgacgacGACCTTGAGAGGGTCAGCTGGAGCGGAGAACCTGTGGGAA GTATCTCCTGGTCAATCAAAGAGACAGCCTCCAGCAGCACTAGCTCGCTGGAGGGACGAGACTCCAGCCTACAGAAGGGCTCTTCCTCCTATGCTGCTTTTCCCAAACAAGCTTCCTCCTACTCCCTAAGCAGCCTATTCAAAG gACGAAACAAACTTCCAAGTTTCCAGTCCCTTTCAGATG CCCTCTCTGACACAGGAGTTAAAAACTACGCCCCAGAGCTGCGCAGACCGAAAGCTGAGTACAAG GATTACAGCAGTGATTGGAGCCCCAAAGATACAGTCAGGCGAATGCAGAGGGGCAAG GTCTGCTCTCTAGAGAGATTTCGCTCCCTGCAGGACAAGCTGGTGCTCTTGGATGAAGCTGTGGCAGGGCACGATGGGAATGTCATTACAGCT GTCCTGATATTCCTGAAACGGACGCTAAGGAGAG AGATCTTGTTTCGGGAACTGGAGGTGCGGCAGGTGGCCTTGAGTCATCTGATCCATTTCCTCAAAGAGACGGGTGAGCAGAAGTTGCTTCTGGATCTACTCAG GTTCCTAGACAGGACTGAAGAAGTTGCT ctgTCCCAGTACCGGGAGCATTTGAACATCCAGGATGTAGAAAAAAGGAGGGAATTTCTGAAAGGTTGCATTGG GCTGCCATTTTCAGCTGAGGATACCTCCCACGTCCAAGACCATTATACCCTGTTGGAGCGACAGATCATAATTGAG GCCAATGATCGGCACTTGGAGACAGGTGGGCAGTCAGAGATATTTCGGAAATATCCTCGCAAGGCTTCAATTCTCAACATGCCACTAGTGACCACCCTCTTCTATTCCTGTTTCTACCACTACACAGAGGCGGAG GGAACGTTCAGCAGCCCGACCaacctgaagaaaacatttaag ATTCCTGATAAGCAGTATGTGCTGACTGCCCTGGCTGCCCGTGCCAAGCTGCGAGCCTGGGATGATGTGGATGCTCTCTTCACCACCAAG AACTGGCTGGGCTACACCAAGAAGAAGGCACCTATTGGCTTCCACCGGGTGGTGGAGATCTTGCAGAGGAACAATGCTCCTGTGCAG GTGCTGCAGGAGTATGTGCGCCTGGTGGAGGATGTGGAGACACGGTTGAACCTCGCCACCAAATACAAGTGCCATGATGTTGTCATTGAG CAAATCCGATGGAAGAACTGA
- the VIPAS39 gene encoding spermatogenesis-defective protein 39 homolog isoform X3 → MSRARADEEEYWHSSKFRAFTFDDEDDELSQLKESKRAVNSLRDIVDDDDDDDLERVSWSGEPVGRRNKLPSFQSLSDALSDTGVKNYAPELRRPKAEYKDYSSDWSPKDTVRRMQRGKVCSLERFRSLQDKLVLLDEAVAGHDGNVITAVLIFLKRTLRREILFRELEVRQVALSHLIHFLKETGEQKLLLDLLRFLDRTEEVALSQYREHLNIQDVEKRREFLKGCIGLPFSAEDTSHVQDHYTLLERQIIIEANDRHLETGGQSEIFRKYPRKASILNMPLVTTLFYSCFYHYTEAEGTFSSPTNLKKTFKIPDKQYVLTALAARAKLRAWDDVDALFTTKNWLGYTKKKAPIGFHRVVEILQRNNAPVQVLQEYVRLVEDVETRLNLATKYKCHDVVIETYRDLKDRIQLTAYKCKVERGSAEEEKINSILNNMQIRWKN, encoded by the exons ATGAGCAGGGCGAGGGCGGACGAGGAGGAGTACTGGCACAGCTCCAAGTTCCGGGCCTTCACTTTCGACGACGAGGATGACGAGCTCTCACAG CTAAAGGAATCCAAACGGGCAGTGAATAGCCTTCGGGATATcgttgatgatgatgatgacgacGACCTTGAGAGGGTCAGCTGGAGCGGAGAACCTGTGGGAA gACGAAACAAACTTCCAAGTTTCCAGTCCCTTTCAGATG CCCTCTCTGACACAGGAGTTAAAAACTACGCCCCAGAGCTGCGCAGACCGAAAGCTGAGTACAAG GATTACAGCAGTGATTGGAGCCCCAAAGATACAGTCAGGCGAATGCAGAGGGGCAAG GTCTGCTCTCTAGAGAGATTTCGCTCCCTGCAGGACAAGCTGGTGCTCTTGGATGAAGCTGTGGCAGGGCACGATGGGAATGTCATTACAGCT GTCCTGATATTCCTGAAACGGACGCTAAGGAGAG AGATCTTGTTTCGGGAACTGGAGGTGCGGCAGGTGGCCTTGAGTCATCTGATCCATTTCCTCAAAGAGACGGGTGAGCAGAAGTTGCTTCTGGATCTACTCAG GTTCCTAGACAGGACTGAAGAAGTTGCT ctgTCCCAGTACCGGGAGCATTTGAACATCCAGGATGTAGAAAAAAGGAGGGAATTTCTGAAAGGTTGCATTGG GCTGCCATTTTCAGCTGAGGATACCTCCCACGTCCAAGACCATTATACCCTGTTGGAGCGACAGATCATAATTGAG GCCAATGATCGGCACTTGGAGACAGGTGGGCAGTCAGAGATATTTCGGAAATATCCTCGCAAGGCTTCAATTCTCAACATGCCACTAGTGACCACCCTCTTCTATTCCTGTTTCTACCACTACACAGAGGCGGAG GGAACGTTCAGCAGCCCGACCaacctgaagaaaacatttaag ATTCCTGATAAGCAGTATGTGCTGACTGCCCTGGCTGCCCGTGCCAAGCTGCGAGCCTGGGATGATGTGGATGCTCTCTTCACCACCAAG AACTGGCTGGGCTACACCAAGAAGAAGGCACCTATTGGCTTCCACCGGGTGGTGGAGATCTTGCAGAGGAACAATGCTCCTGTGCAG GTGCTGCAGGAGTATGTGCGCCTGGTGGAGGATGTGGAGACACGGTTGAACCTCGCCACCAAATACAAGTGCCATGATGTTGTCATTGAG ACATACAGGGATCTAAAGGATCGCATCCAGCTGACAGCATATAAATGCAAGGTGGAGCGAGGCTctgcagaagaagagaagaTAAACAGCATTCTCAACAACATG CAAATCCGATGGAAGAACTGA
- the AHSA1 gene encoding activator of 90 kDa heat shock protein ATPase homolog 1 isoform X2, with protein sequence MAKWGEGDPRWIVEQRADATNVNNWHWTERDASNWSTERLKTLLLPVRVEGEEGACEVTEVSKLDGEASINNRKGKLIFFYEWAIKLAWTGTSKTGVKYKGYVEIPNLSDENDIDEVEIHVSLAKDEPDTNLKTLMKQEGTKKIRDAMKTYISTLKTEFTQGMILPTVNGEHMETTPQVAPKAEDRKVNKTVQKSQSKSIGVKIPTCKISLKDTFLTSPEELYRVFITQEMVQAFTHAQAALEADKGGKFQLLDGSVTGEFVDLVPEKQLVMKWRFKSWPAGHFATITLNFTDKGGETEVCLEGKGIPASEEERTKQGWQRYYFEGIKQTFGYGARLF encoded by the exons ATGGCCAAGTGGGGGGAAGGAGACCCGCGCTGGATCGTCGAGCAGCGGGCGGACGCCACCAACGTCAACAACTGGCACTG GACGGAGCGCGATGCTTCCAACTGGTCCACAGAGCGGCTGAAAactctcctcctgcctgtcaGGGTGGAGGGTGAGGAAGGGGCTTGCGAGGTGACAGAAGTGAGCAAGCTGGATGGAGAGGCCTCCATTAACAACCGCAAAGGGAAACTTATCTTCTTCTATGAGTGGGCTATCAAGCTGGCATGGACTG GCACCTCAAAGACAGGAGTGAAATATAAAGGTTATGTGGAGATTCCTAATCTCTCAGATGAAAATGACATCGATGAAGTTGAG ATCCATGTCAGCCTTGCTAAAGATGAGCCTGACACTAACTTGAAGACCCTGATGAAGCAAGAGGgtacaaaaaaaattagagatgCAATGAAAACTTACAtcagcactctcaaaacag AATTCACCCAGGGCATGATTTTGCCCACAGTGAATGGTGAACATATGGAAACAACACCTCAGGTGGCTCCTAAAGCAGAGGACCGCAAGGTAAATAAAACTGtgcaaaa ATCACAGTCCAAATCCATAGGAGTCAAGATCCCTACATGTAAGATCAGCTTGAAGGACACCTTCTTAACATCTCCTGAGGAGCTCTACCGGGTATTCATTACTCAGGAG ATGGTCCAAGCTTTCACCCACGCACAAGCCGCCTTGGAGGCTGATAAAGGAGGCAAGTTTCAGTTGCTGGATGGCAGTGTCACAGGAGAGTTTGTTGACCTA GTCCCTGAGAAGCAACTTGTTATGAAATGGAGATTTAAATCTTGGCCAGCTG GGCACTTTGCAACAATTACCTTGAACTTCACTGACAAAGGTGGTGAGACAGAGGTGTGCTTGGAAGGCAAGGGCATTCCTGCCAGTGAGgaggaaagaacaaagcaaGGCTGGCAGCGCTACTACTTCGAGGGCATTAAACAGACATTTGGCTATGGCGCCCGCTTGTTTTAA
- the AHSA1 gene encoding activator of 90 kDa heat shock protein ATPase homolog 1 isoform X1 yields MAKWGEGDPRWIVEQRADATNVNNWHWTERDASNWSTERLKTLLLPVRVEGEEGACEVTEVSKLDGEASINNRKGKLIFFYEWAIKLAWTGTSKTGVKYKGYVEIPNLSDENDIDEVEIHVSLAKDEPDTNLKTLMKQEGTKKIRDAMKTYISTLKTEFTQGMILPTVNGEHMETTPQVAPKAEDRKTAASSSTATSQSKSIGVKIPTCKISLKDTFLTSPEELYRVFITQEMVQAFTHAQAALEADKGGKFQLLDGSVTGEFVDLVPEKQLVMKWRFKSWPAGHFATITLNFTDKGGETEVCLEGKGIPASEEERTKQGWQRYYFEGIKQTFGYGARLF; encoded by the exons ATGGCCAAGTGGGGGGAAGGAGACCCGCGCTGGATCGTCGAGCAGCGGGCGGACGCCACCAACGTCAACAACTGGCACTG GACGGAGCGCGATGCTTCCAACTGGTCCACAGAGCGGCTGAAAactctcctcctgcctgtcaGGGTGGAGGGTGAGGAAGGGGCTTGCGAGGTGACAGAAGTGAGCAAGCTGGATGGAGAGGCCTCCATTAACAACCGCAAAGGGAAACTTATCTTCTTCTATGAGTGGGCTATCAAGCTGGCATGGACTG GCACCTCAAAGACAGGAGTGAAATATAAAGGTTATGTGGAGATTCCTAATCTCTCAGATGAAAATGACATCGATGAAGTTGAG ATCCATGTCAGCCTTGCTAAAGATGAGCCTGACACTAACTTGAAGACCCTGATGAAGCAAGAGGgtacaaaaaaaattagagatgCAATGAAAACTTACAtcagcactctcaaaacag AATTCACCCAGGGCATGATTTTGCCCACAGTGAATGGTGAACATATGGAAACAACACCTCAGGTGGCTCCTAAAGCAGAGGACCGCAAG ACGGCTGCTAGCAGCAGTACTGCCACATCACAGTCCAAATCCATAGGAGTCAAGATCCCTACATGTAAGATCAGCTTGAAGGACACCTTCTTAACATCTCCTGAGGAGCTCTACCGGGTATTCATTACTCAGGAG ATGGTCCAAGCTTTCACCCACGCACAAGCCGCCTTGGAGGCTGATAAAGGAGGCAAGTTTCAGTTGCTGGATGGCAGTGTCACAGGAGAGTTTGTTGACCTA GTCCCTGAGAAGCAACTTGTTATGAAATGGAGATTTAAATCTTGGCCAGCTG GGCACTTTGCAACAATTACCTTGAACTTCACTGACAAAGGTGGTGAGACAGAGGTGTGCTTGGAAGGCAAGGGCATTCCTGCCAGTGAGgaggaaagaacaaagcaaGGCTGGCAGCGCTACTACTTCGAGGGCATTAAACAGACATTTGGCTATGGCGCCCGCTTGTTTTAA